A single region of the Methylocystis echinoides genome encodes:
- a CDS encoding ATP-binding protein, which translates to MQPQPKWPSEEMLGPVIGALADPVFVIDAETHALAFNAAARQLAPALRVGEPLSRSLRSPDMLDAAMRVVAGGEAEKAAWVERLPVERWFEAHIAPVRFPGFRTAAMISLRDLTEAHRVERMRVDFVANASHELRTPLASLLGFVETLQGPAKNDEKARDRFLSIMREQAQRMARLIDDLLSLSRIEQHMHVRPVEAIDLTVLVAHIVDTLTPMADEGGAPIALDLEPNVIVPGDHDELARVIENLVENAIKYGCAEEGRPVEISLARVGASAVFSVRDHGPGIPAEHIPRLTERFYRVDAGKSRAKGGTGLGLAIVKHILLRHRGRLAIESSLGEGSLFRVTLPV; encoded by the coding sequence ATGCAGCCGCAACCCAAATGGCCCTCGGAGGAGATGCTCGGCCCGGTGATTGGCGCGCTGGCCGATCCCGTCTTCGTCATCGACGCCGAAACCCACGCCCTCGCCTTCAACGCCGCGGCGCGCCAGCTGGCGCCGGCGCTGCGCGTTGGCGAACCGCTGTCGCGCAGCCTGCGCTCGCCCGACATGCTCGACGCCGCGATGCGCGTCGTCGCCGGCGGCGAGGCGGAAAAGGCCGCATGGGTCGAGCGCCTGCCGGTCGAACGCTGGTTCGAGGCCCATATCGCGCCCGTGCGTTTTCCCGGCTTCCGAACAGCGGCGATGATCAGCCTGCGCGACCTCACCGAGGCGCATCGCGTCGAGCGGATGCGCGTAGATTTCGTCGCCAACGCCAGCCATGAATTGCGCACGCCGCTCGCCTCGCTGCTCGGCTTCGTCGAAACGCTGCAGGGCCCGGCCAAAAACGACGAGAAGGCGCGCGACAGATTCCTGAGCATCATGCGCGAACAGGCGCAGCGCATGGCGCGGCTCATCGACGATCTGCTGTCGCTGTCGCGCATCGAGCAGCATATGCATGTGCGCCCGGTCGAGGCGATCGACCTGACCGTGCTCGTCGCCCACATCGTCGACACGCTGACGCCCATGGCCGACGAAGGCGGCGCGCCGATCGCGCTCGATCTCGAGCCCAATGTCATCGTGCCGGGCGATCACGACGAGCTGGCGCGCGTCATCGAAAATCTGGTGGAAAACGCGATCAAATATGGCTGCGCCGAAGAGGGGCGTCCCGTGGAGATATCGCTCGCCCGCGTCGGCGCCAGCGCGGTCTTCTCGGTGCGCGATCACGGCCCCGGTATTCCGGCGGAGCATATTCCCCGCCTTACCGAACGGTTCTATCGCGTCGACGCCGGCAAGAGCCGCGCGAAGGGCGGCACGGGCCTCGGGCTGGCGATCGTGAAACATATTCTGCTGCGCCATCGCGGCCGGCTCGCCATCGAGTCGTCGCTCGGCGAGGGGTCGCTGTTCCGCGTGACGCTGCCGGTCTGA
- the pstB gene encoding phosphate ABC transporter ATP-binding protein PstB produces the protein MNVAAHAHEPHPKVSVRGLDFYYGKTRALKGISLSLRTNKVTAFIGPSGCGKSTLLRVLNRMYDLYPGQRAEGEVLLDGENILDPAVDVNALRARVGMVFQKPTPFPMTIYENIAFGIRLYEKLSRADMDARVEEALRGAALWDEVKDKLHTSGLGLSGGQQQRLCIARSVAVQPDVILFDEPCSALDPISTAKVEELIEELAAQYTIAIVTHNMQQAVRVSDDTAFMYLGELVEFGDTDEIFNKPREKRTQDYITGRFG, from the coding sequence ATGAACGTCGCCGCACACGCCCATGAGCCGCATCCGAAGGTTTCGGTGCGCGGTCTCGATTTCTATTATGGCAAGACCCGCGCGCTGAAGGGCATCTCGCTGTCCCTGCGCACGAACAAGGTCACCGCCTTCATCGGCCCCTCGGGCTGCGGCAAGTCCACGCTGCTGCGCGTGCTCAACCGCATGTATGATCTTTATCCCGGCCAGCGCGCCGAGGGCGAGGTGCTGCTCGACGGCGAGAACATTCTCGATCCGGCCGTCGATGTGAATGCGCTGCGCGCCCGCGTCGGCATGGTGTTCCAGAAGCCGACGCCCTTCCCGATGACGATCTACGAGAACATCGCCTTCGGGATACGCCTTTATGAGAAGCTCTCGCGCGCTGACATGGACGCGCGCGTCGAAGAGGCGTTGCGCGGCGCGGCGCTGTGGGACGAGGTGAAGGACAAGCTGCATACGAGCGGGCTCGGCCTCTCGGGCGGCCAGCAGCAGCGCCTGTGCATCGCGCGCAGCGTCGCGGTTCAGCCCGACGTCATCCTCTTCGACGAGCCCTGTTCGGCGCTCGATCCGATCTCCACCGCGAAAGTCGAGGAGCTGATCGAGGAGCTCGCCGCGCAATATACGATCGCCATCGTCACCCACAACATGCAGCAGGCCGTGCGCGTCTCCGACGACACTGCCTTCATGTATCTCGGCGAACTTGTCGAATTCGGCGACACGGACGAGATCTTCAACAAGCCGCGTGAAAAACGCACGCAGGATTACATCACCGGCCGCTTCGGCTGA
- the phoB gene encoding phosphate regulon transcriptional regulator PhoB — protein MNDTIQQTLPREARGERPPRILVVEDEVPLATLLVYNLEAEGYQVEHVDNGDEAELRIAESPPDLLLLDWMLPGVSGLEICRRLRARDIARDMPIIMLTARGEEAERVRGLSVGADDYVVKPFSTPELMARVRALLRRARPERVASKLMAGDIDLDRDTRRVRRSGREIHLGPTEFRLLEYLMEKPGRVFTRGQLLDSVWGMSAEIDERTVDVHVGRLRKALIRGREKDPIRTVRGSGYSFDETFGRE, from the coding sequence ATGAACGACACGATCCAACAGACCCTTCCGCGCGAGGCGCGCGGTGAACGCCCGCCGCGCATCCTCGTCGTCGAGGATGAAGTCCCGCTCGCGACCCTGCTCGTCTATAATCTCGAAGCCGAGGGCTATCAGGTCGAGCACGTCGATAATGGCGACGAGGCGGAGCTGCGCATCGCGGAGTCGCCGCCGGACCTGCTGCTGCTCGACTGGATGCTTCCGGGCGTGTCGGGACTGGAAATCTGCCGGCGCCTGCGCGCCCGCGACATCGCCCGCGACATGCCGATCATCATGCTGACCGCGCGCGGCGAGGAGGCCGAGCGCGTGCGCGGCCTCTCGGTCGGCGCGGACGATTACGTGGTGAAACCCTTCTCGACGCCGGAGCTGATGGCCCGCGTGCGCGCCCTGCTGCGCCGCGCCCGCCCCGAGCGCGTCGCCTCGAAGCTGATGGCGGGCGATATCGACCTCGACCGCGACACGCGCCGCGTGCGCCGCTCGGGCCGCGAGATTCACCTGGGGCCGACAGAGTTCCGTCTGCTGGAATATCTGATGGAGAAGCCCGGCCGCGTCTTCACCCGCGGGCAGTTGCTCGACAGCGTTTGGGGCATGTCCGCCGAGATCGACGAGCGCACGGTCGACGTTCATGTCGGGCGGCTGCGCAAGGCGCTGATCCGCGGGCGCGAAAAGGACCCGATCCGCACCGTGCGCGGCTCCGGCTATTCCTTCGACGAGACCTTCGGGCGGGAGTGA
- the pstA gene encoding phosphate ABC transporter permease PstA has product MSLYATRRKNNAVATGLAWGAAIFGLAWLFLILGSLLFQGLRGLTPAVFTQMTPPPGSQGGLLNAIAGSVLMTGIGVAIGAPLGLLAGTYLAEYGRGTKLATVVRFVNDILLSAPSIVIGLFVYTIVVAPMGHFSGISGAAALSLLVVPVVLRTTEDMLLLVPGSMREAAAALGAPRAVIIGRVAYRAAKAGIVTGVLLAVARVSGETAPLLFTALNNQFWSTDLNAPMASLPVVIFQFALSPYKDWQQLAWTGALLITVAVLTLSIVARALSAGRRN; this is encoded by the coding sequence ATGTCGCTCTACGCCACACGCCGCAAGAACAACGCCGTCGCGACGGGCCTCGCCTGGGGCGCCGCGATTTTCGGATTGGCCTGGCTGTTCCTGATCCTCGGCTCGCTGCTGTTTCAGGGTCTGCGCGGCCTCACACCGGCCGTCTTCACGCAGATGACGCCGCCGCCCGGCAGCCAGGGCGGCCTGCTCAACGCCATCGCCGGTTCGGTGCTGATGACCGGCATCGGCGTCGCCATCGGCGCGCCGCTGGGCCTGCTCGCGGGCACCTATCTCGCCGAATATGGACGCGGCACGAAGCTCGCGACGGTCGTGCGTTTCGTCAATGACATCCTGCTCAGCGCCCCCTCCATCGTCATAGGCCTCTTCGTCTATACGATCGTCGTCGCGCCAATGGGGCATTTCTCCGGCATATCGGGCGCGGCGGCCCTGTCGCTGCTCGTCGTGCCCGTCGTGCTGCGCACGACGGAAGACATGCTGCTGCTGGTGCCGGGCTCGATGCGCGAGGCGGCGGCCGCGCTCGGCGCGCCGCGCGCGGTCATCATCGGGCGCGTCGCCTATCGCGCGGCGAAGGCCGGCATTGTGACGGGCGTGCTGCTCGCCGTGGCGCGCGTCTCCGGCGAAACCGCCCCGCTGCTCTTCACCGCGCTCAACAACCAGTTCTGGAGCACAGACCTCAACGCGCCGATGGCGAGCCTGCCGGTCGTCATCTTCCAGTTCGCGCTCTCGCCCTACAAGGACTGGCAGCAGCTCGCCTGGACGGGCGCGCTGCTCATCACCGTCGCCGTGCTCACTCTCTCCATCGTCGCCCGCGCGCTCAGCGCCGGCCGCAGGAACTGA
- the phoU gene encoding phosphate signaling complex protein PhoU: protein MSEHIVKSYDRDLEALGRRISEMGGIAEKMLSEAMDALSSSNVELARRVVESDARLDALQREIEESAVMTIARRQPLAIDLRECIAAIRISGDIERIGDLAKNIAKRTLKIATEARLPRAIVGLRSMHEIAATQLKDALDAYALRDVERARAVWENDVDLDALEDSVFRDLLTFMMEDPRNISFCTHLLFCSKNLERIGDHTTNISETVVYLVTGEAMPTERPKSRGFGGPDNDPQ, encoded by the coding sequence ATGAGCGAACATATCGTCAAGTCATACGACCGCGATCTCGAGGCGCTCGGGCGTCGTATCTCCGAGATGGGCGGCATCGCCGAGAAAATGCTCTCCGAGGCCATGGACGCGCTGTCCAGCTCCAATGTCGAGCTGGCGCGGCGGGTCGTCGAGAGCGACGCGCGCCTCGACGCGCTCCAGCGGGAGATCGAGGAAAGCGCCGTCATGACCATCGCCCGGCGCCAGCCGCTGGCCATCGATCTGCGCGAATGCATCGCGGCGATCCGCATCTCCGGCGACATCGAGAGAATCGGCGATCTGGCGAAGAACATCGCCAAGCGCACGCTGAAGATCGCGACCGAAGCGCGCCTGCCGCGCGCCATCGTGGGTCTGCGCTCCATGCATGAAATCGCCGCGACGCAGTTGAAGGACGCGCTCGACGCCTATGCGCTGCGCGACGTCGAGCGCGCCCGCGCGGTCTGGGAGAATGACGTCGATCTCGACGCGCTGGAAGATTCGGTGTTTCGCGACCTTCTCACCTTCATGATGGAAGATCCGCGCAACATCTCCTTCTGCACGCATCTGCTTTTTTGTTCCAAGAATCTCGAACGCATCGGCGACCACACGACGAATATTTCGGAGACGGTCGTCTATCTCGTCACTGGCGAAGCCATGCCGACGGAACGTCCCAAATCGCGGGGGTTCGGCGGCCCGGACAATGATCCGCAATGA
- a CDS encoding Y-family DNA polymerase, whose amino-acid sequence MRFLSVYLQRLPTDRLLRTRSGVAPEAFALYARVKGAERLTAVDVGAQKRGLLPGMAVADARARCPALALALAEANPKADAATLDALADWSRRFTPLAASDQPDGLLLDVTGAAHLFGGETALLDDIEARLAALGFCARAALAPGPALARALARFSSVRLVAEAAGQGEIDARAASLPVEALGVDAVDMAGLRRAGLRRIGDLLSRPRAPLAARFGQAALTRLDALTCRIRDPISPRFEAPAFIAERRFPDGLTQRADIEATLARLAADLCPMLERAGVGARRLEAVFYRVDGAVKRIEAGTSRPLREPARLAALLCERLAAVAEEGLDTGYGFDVLRLCATATEAAAVPQTRLLAPPPRGAADDADLGDLIDRLGARLGLRRVLRLHAEAAHLPEFAVAAVPAAHGAPAPFPAQSAPRPLRLFERPEPVETIALFPDGPPVRFRWRRVLHEVVSYEGPERLAPPWWGAAQSGPTRDYFQAQDSDGRLFWLFREGLYGRETGAPRWFVHGLS is encoded by the coding sequence ATGCGTTTCCTGAGCGTTTACCTTCAGAGGCTTCCAACCGACCGGCTGCTGCGGACCCGCAGCGGCGTCGCGCCTGAGGCCTTCGCTCTCTACGCCCGCGTCAAGGGCGCGGAGCGGCTCACCGCCGTCGACGTCGGCGCGCAGAAGCGCGGGCTCCTGCCCGGCATGGCGGTCGCCGACGCCCGCGCCCGCTGCCCGGCGCTGGCGCTGGCGCTGGCCGAGGCTAATCCGAAAGCCGACGCCGCCACGCTCGACGCGCTCGCCGACTGGAGCCGCCGCTTCACGCCGCTCGCCGCGTCCGATCAGCCGGACGGGCTGCTGCTCGACGTGACCGGCGCGGCGCATCTCTTCGGCGGCGAGACGGCGCTTCTCGACGACATCGAGGCCCGCCTCGCCGCTCTGGGCTTCTGTGCGCGGGCGGCGCTGGCGCCGGGGCCGGCGCTGGCCCGGGCGCTGGCGCGTTTTTCGAGCGTGCGGCTTGTCGCCGAAGCGGCGGGGCAGGGGGAGATCGACGCCCGCGCCGCGTCTTTGCCGGTCGAGGCGCTGGGAGTTGACGCGGTCGACATGGCGGGGTTGCGTCGCGCGGGGCTGCGCCGGATCGGCGATCTTCTGAGCCGTCCTCGCGCGCCGCTCGCCGCGCGGTTCGGACAGGCGGCGCTGACCCGGCTCGACGCGCTGACCTGCCGCATCCGCGATCCCATTTCGCCGCGCTTCGAGGCGCCCGCCTTCATCGCCGAGCGGCGCTTTCCCGACGGGCTGACCCAGCGCGCCGACATAGAGGCGACGCTCGCCCGCCTCGCCGCCGATCTCTGCCCGATGCTGGAGCGGGCGGGGGTCGGCGCGCGGCGGCTCGAAGCCGTCTTCTACCGCGTCGATGGCGCGGTGAAGCGGATCGAGGCGGGAACGAGCCGGCCGCTGCGCGAGCCCGCCCGCCTCGCGGCGCTTCTTTGCGAACGCCTCGCGGCCGTGGCCGAGGAGGGGCTCGACACGGGCTATGGCTTCGACGTGCTGCGCCTCTGCGCCACCGCGACCGAGGCCGCCGCGGTCCCGCAGACGCGCCTCCTCGCGCCGCCGCCGCGCGGCGCCGCCGACGACGCCGATCTCGGCGATCTCATCGACCGGCTGGGCGCGCGGCTCGGCCTGCGCCGGGTGTTGCGGCTGCATGCGGAAGCCGCGCATCTGCCGGAATTCGCGGTGGCCGCCGTCCCGGCCGCGCATGGCGCGCCGGCGCCTTTCCCGGCGCAGTCGGCGCCGCGTCCGTTGCGGCTGTTCGAGCGGCCCGAGCCTGTCGAGACAATCGCGCTGTTTCCCGACGGGCCGCCGGTGCGGTTCCGCTGGCGGCGGGTTCTGCACGAGGTGGTGTCCTACGAAGGGCCGGAGCGGCTTGCGCCGCCCTGGTGGGGCGCGGCGCAGAGCGGACCGACCCGCGACTATTTTCAGGCGCAGGACAGCGACGGGCGGCTGTTCTGGCTGTTCCGGGAAGGGCTTTACGGGCGGGAAACCGGCGCGCCGCGCTGGTTCGTGCATGGGCTGTCGTGA
- the pstS gene encoding phosphate ABC transporter substrate-binding protein PstS, with protein sequence MITRIFSRAAVAATAFAAVAFAAAPGAALALDISGAGATFPYPIYAKWAETYKKETGNGLNYQSIGSGGGIKQIKARTVTFGASDQPLKAEDLQAANLIQWPQVIGGIVPVVNLDGVAPGELVLDGPVLARIFLGQITSWDDAAIKKLNPKAKLAATPIVVVHRSDGSGTTFNFTNYLSKVSEDWKTKVGENSAVEWPAGLGAKGNEGVANNVANTKGAIGYVEYAYAKQNKLTHAKMVNAAGKVVAPGVDSFQSAAASADWAKAPGFYQIITNEPGAKSWPISAATFILLPKESKDEAAAAEALKFFGWAFANGAKQAEELDYIPMPKPVVELIKKSWNEVKGADGKPLAK encoded by the coding sequence ATGATCACCAGGATTTTCTCCCGCGCCGCCGTCGCTGCGACGGCTTTCGCGGCCGTGGCTTTCGCCGCCGCGCCCGGCGCGGCTCTGGCGCTGGACATTTCCGGCGCTGGCGCGACCTTCCCCTATCCGATCTACGCCAAATGGGCCGAGACCTATAAGAAGGAGACCGGCAACGGCCTCAATTACCAGTCCATCGGCTCCGGCGGCGGCATCAAGCAGATCAAGGCCCGCACCGTGACCTTCGGCGCCTCTGATCAGCCGCTCAAGGCCGAGGATCTCCAGGCCGCGAACCTCATCCAATGGCCGCAGGTGATCGGCGGCATCGTGCCGGTCGTCAATCTCGACGGCGTCGCGCCCGGCGAGCTCGTTCTCGACGGCCCGGTTCTCGCCAGGATTTTCCTCGGCCAGATCACGAGCTGGGACGATGCGGCGATCAAGAAGCTGAACCCGAAGGCCAAGCTCGCCGCGACGCCGATCGTCGTGGTGCATCGCTCCGACGGCTCGGGCACGACCTTCAATTTCACCAACTACCTCTCCAAGGTCTCCGAGGACTGGAAGACCAAGGTCGGCGAGAATTCCGCGGTCGAATGGCCCGCGGGTCTCGGCGCCAAGGGCAATGAGGGCGTGGCCAACAATGTCGCCAACACCAAGGGCGCCATCGGCTATGTCGAATACGCCTACGCCAAGCAGAACAAGCTGACCCACGCGAAGATGGTCAATGCGGCCGGCAAGGTCGTGGCGCCGGGCGTCGACAGCTTCCAGTCCGCCGCCGCCAGCGCCGACTGGGCGAAGGCGCCGGGCTTCTACCAGATCATCACCAACGAGCCGGGCGCGAAGTCCTGGCCGATCTCGGCCGCGACCTTCATCCTTCTGCCGAAGGAGTCGAAGGACGAAGCCGCCGCGGCGGAAGCGCTGAAGTTCTTCGGCTGGGCCTTCGCGAACGGCGCCAAGCAGGCGGAAGAGCTGGATTACATCCCGATGCCGAAGCCGGTGGTCGAGCTCATCAAGAAGAGCTGGAACGAGGTCAAGGGCGCGGACGGCAAGCCGCTGGCGAAGTGA
- a CDS encoding c-type cytochrome, methanol metabolism-related, with protein sequence MTFVGASAVVAPALAEAPGDPKAVKSTDGKYFDAKGDPTYNVGADGTVDWYTFSGYRRYHAECHVCHGPNGGGSTYAPALKDSVKRFNYAEFAGIVIGGRQNGNSVMPAFADNKNAVCYIDDLYVYLRALSTGAIQPGRPEKKEAAPDAFKKAEADCMAAK encoded by the coding sequence ATGACATTTGTGGGAGCCTCCGCCGTCGTCGCCCCGGCACTGGCCGAGGCGCCGGGAGATCCCAAGGCCGTCAAATCGACGGACGGCAAATATTTCGACGCGAAGGGCGATCCCACCTATAACGTCGGCGCGGACGGCACGGTGGACTGGTACACCTTCTCGGGCTATCGCCGCTATCACGCCGAATGCCACGTCTGCCACGGCCCGAACGGCGGCGGCTCGACCTATGCGCCGGCGCTGAAGGATTCGGTGAAGCGCTTCAACTATGCGGAGTTCGCCGGCATTGTGATCGGCGGCCGCCAGAACGGCAACAGCGTGATGCCGGCCTTCGCCGACAACAAGAACGCGGTCTGCTACATCGACGACCTTTACGTCTATCTCCGCGCGCTCTCGACCGGCGCCATCCAGCCCGGCCGCCCGGAGAAGAAGGAAGCCGCCCCGGACGCCTTCAAGAAGGCCGAAGCCGACTGCATGGCCGCAAAGTAA
- the pstC gene encoding phosphate ABC transporter permease subunit PstC encodes MEAQAVRQTVKDRARALAGIALADRLFHATTRAAAVIVLVILGGVIVSLVHGSLPAMRAFGFGFLTSQAWNPVTDNFGALPAIYGTVVTSAIAMLIAVPVGLGIATFLTELCPHPLRRPIGVAIELLAGIPSIIYGVWGLFVFAPFVQTWVQPQLISLFGDVPVLSSLFAGPPYGIGMLTASFILAIMVLPFIASISRDVFATVPPVLKEAATGIGCTTWEMMRYVVLPYTRVGVIGGVMLALGRALGETMAVTFVIGNAHKVSPSLLAPGTTISATIANEFTEAVGDIYTSALIELGLILFIITFIVLAIARYMLMRIERNAA; translated from the coding sequence ATGGAAGCCCAGGCCGTCCGCCAGACGGTGAAAGACCGCGCCCGCGCGCTGGCCGGGATCGCCCTAGCCGACCGCCTCTTCCATGCGACCACCCGCGCGGCGGCGGTCATCGTGCTCGTCATTCTCGGCGGCGTGATCGTTTCGCTGGTGCATGGGTCGCTGCCGGCGATGCGGGCCTTTGGTTTCGGCTTTCTGACGTCGCAGGCCTGGAACCCGGTCACCGACAATTTCGGCGCGCTGCCGGCGATCTATGGCACGGTCGTCACCTCGGCGATCGCCATGCTGATCGCCGTGCCGGTCGGGCTCGGGATCGCGACCTTTCTCACCGAACTCTGCCCGCACCCGCTGCGCCGCCCGATCGGCGTCGCCATCGAACTGCTCGCCGGCATTCCCTCGATCATCTACGGCGTCTGGGGCCTCTTCGTCTTCGCGCCCTTCGTGCAGACCTGGGTGCAGCCGCAGCTCATTTCGCTGTTCGGCGACGTGCCGGTGCTCTCGTCGCTCTTCGCGGGCCCGCCCTATGGCATCGGCATGCTGACGGCGAGCTTCATCCTCGCGATCATGGTGCTGCCCTTCATCGCCTCGATCTCGCGCGACGTTTTTGCCACCGTGCCGCCCGTGCTGAAAGAGGCGGCGACGGGCATTGGCTGCACGACATGGGAAATGATGCGCTACGTCGTCCTTCCCTATACGCGGGTCGGCGTGATTGGCGGCGTGATGCTGGCGCTCGGCCGCGCGCTCGGCGAGACGATGGCGGTGACCTTCGTCATCGGCAACGCCCACAAGGTGTCGCCCTCCCTGCTCGCGCCGGGCACCACCATATCGGCGACCATCGCCAATGAATTCACCGAGGCTGTCGGCGACATCTACACATCGGCGCTGATCGAACTCGGCCTCATCCTCTTCATCATCACCTTCATCGTTCTGGCGATTGCGCGCTACATGCTGATGCGCATCGAACGGAACGCGGCCTGA
- a CDS encoding lysylphosphatidylglycerol synthase domain-containing protein, translating into MQEDEDLAISPQNQLPVVVARKNLFETLRDRLPHGALHILGALASVGLFALAAYILANVLSTIRFADVVEAMKGTSSAQIFAALFFTALSYLALTGYDVAALWQIKCRAPYRVMALAAFASYAIAFNLGFPVITGAAVRYWIYQRIQMTALQVANVTVITGVTFWLGMTTVIGFTLVKAAEPLAALDHLPVALHMAVGILVLAGVAGYCAFVALEPRRIRLRGHVLELPGPGATIAQLVVGAADLCAAAAALYVLLPTGVDLNFMAFLAIYVFACVLGVVSHAPGGIGVFEATMLNALPGASQGSVLAALLMFRVLYYFVPFVVALAVLGADEGRRRWGALREAVARIIEDRTP; encoded by the coding sequence ATGCAGGAAGACGAGGACCTCGCCATTTCTCCACAAAACCAATTGCCCGTCGTGGTCGCGCGCAAAAATCTTTTCGAGACGCTGCGGGACCGCCTGCCGCATGGCGCGCTGCATATTCTGGGCGCGCTGGCCAGCGTCGGTCTGTTCGCCCTCGCCGCCTATATCCTCGCCAATGTCCTGTCGACCATCCGTTTCGCCGATGTCGTCGAGGCGATGAAGGGGACGAGCTCGGCGCAGATTTTCGCGGCGCTGTTCTTCACCGCCCTCTCTTATCTTGCGCTCACCGGCTATGACGTCGCGGCGCTGTGGCAGATCAAGTGCCGCGCCCCCTACCGGGTCATGGCGCTCGCCGCTTTCGCCAGCTACGCCATCGCCTTCAATCTGGGTTTTCCCGTCATCACCGGCGCCGCCGTCCGCTACTGGATTTACCAGCGCATCCAGATGACGGCGCTGCAGGTGGCGAACGTCACCGTCATCACCGGCGTCACCTTCTGGCTCGGCATGACGACGGTGATCGGCTTCACGCTGGTCAAGGCCGCCGAACCGCTCGCCGCGCTCGACCATCTGCCCGTGGCGCTGCATATGGCGGTGGGGATTCTCGTGCTCGCCGGCGTCGCCGGCTATTGCGCCTTCGTGGCGCTGGAGCCGCGCCGGATTCGCCTGCGCGGTCATGTGCTGGAGCTTCCCGGGCCCGGCGCGACCATCGCGCAGCTTGTCGTCGGCGCCGCGGATCTCTGCGCGGCGGCGGCGGCGCTCTATGTCCTGCTGCCGACAGGCGTCGATCTGAATTTCATGGCGTTCCTCGCCATCTATGTCTTCGCCTGCGTTCTGGGCGTCGTCAGCCATGCGCCGGGCGGCATCGGCGTCTTCGAGGCGACCATGCTGAACGCCTTGCCGGGCGCCTCGCAGGGCAGCGTGCTGGCGGCGCTGCTCATGTTCCGCGTGCTCTATTACTTCGTCCCCTTCGTGGTCGCGCTCGCCGTGCTCGGCGCCGATGAGGGGCGCCGCCGCTGGGGCGCGCTGCGCGAGGCCGTCGCCCGCATCATCGAAGACCGCACGCCCTGA
- a CDS encoding ImuA family protein, giving the protein MSQSGVSERICLLRRRIALIEAREGQVAPFATPFAPAFGVDRLDALLGAGRAGLSEILPSRAPDAPAAAAFAVAMALRARAARGGGALVVIVEDIAAQEFGLPYGRGLAAAGLDLSRFVLIRTRRPRETLWTMEEALKSPACAAVVAESFLTSRLYDLSASRRLLLAARRGGALGLVAPLAPPKDTAPARLSSAAELRVEIAAAAPEAGARPPAARSPPLSPAAPFRWRLRLLKARAGWGEIDPAQWREIAFDPEQTVFRHAFPERLPSEASNRPAAADPQRRRA; this is encoded by the coding sequence ATGTCGCAAAGCGGCGTTTCGGAACGCATCTGTCTTTTGCGCCGTCGCATCGCCCTCATCGAGGCGCGCGAGGGGCAGGTTGCGCCATTTGCGACGCCCTTTGCGCCGGCCTTTGGCGTCGACCGGCTCGACGCCCTCCTTGGCGCCGGCCGCGCTGGCTTGAGCGAGATCCTCCCCTCCCGGGCGCCGGACGCCCCGGCGGCGGCGGCCTTCGCTGTCGCCATGGCGCTCAGGGCGCGGGCGGCGCGCGGGGGCGGGGCGCTGGTCGTCATCGTCGAGGACATCGCCGCGCAGGAGTTCGGCCTGCCCTATGGGCGCGGCCTCGCGGCGGCGGGGCTCGACCTCTCCCGCTTCGTCCTGATCCGCACCCGTCGCCCGCGCGAGACGCTGTGGACGATGGAGGAGGCGCTGAAAAGTCCGGCCTGCGCCGCTGTCGTCGCCGAGAGCTTCCTCACCTCGCGTCTTTACGATCTGTCCGCCTCGCGCCGGCTGCTGCTCGCCGCAAGACGCGGCGGGGCGCTGGGCCTCGTGGCCCCGCTCGCGCCCCCGAAAGACACGGCGCCGGCGCGCCTTTCCAGCGCCGCCGAGCTGCGCGTCGAGATCGCCGCCGCCGCGCCGGAGGCGGGCGCCCGCCCGCCCGCCGCGCGCAGCCCGCCGCTCTCGCCGGCCGCGCCCTTCCGCTGGCGGCTGCGTCTTCTCAAGGCGCGCGCCGGCTGGGGCGAGATCGATCCCGCGCAATGGCGCGAGATCGCCTTCGATCCCGAACAGACCGTGTTTCGTCATGCGTTTCCTGAGCGTTTACCTTCAGAGGCTTCCAACCGACCGGCTGCTGCGGACCCGCAGCGGCGTCGCGCCTGA